A region from the Sebastes umbrosus isolate fSebUmb1 chromosome 18, fSebUmb1.pri, whole genome shotgun sequence genome encodes:
- the nfkbie gene encoding NF-kappa-B inhibitor epsilon isoform X2 yields MWTDSCEASLSEKTEVKQIGLDFPMQRRQSTCCEAAAAAVWTPFDPRNLLIRIGQILHLAIIHEDEVIAQQLIQLFPKEVLDIQNNLYQSPLHLATYLNLIGVVKGLVEKGASLELQDQEGNTALHVACQHGQTECATEMTRDVSPSKLAPVLEIQNWRGLACLHLAALNRQHQIMKLLVKKGADLNVQEGTSGKTALHLAAELHDITSVKLLLSRGANVDAAMLNGCTPLHLAVGRQDAAIANLLCQSGADTMLRNMEDETALDLADGNDDILALFPFDDIQISGRSVVSVNF; encoded by the exons ATGTGGACGGACTCCTGTGAGGCATCTCTCAGCGAGAAAACAGAAGTGAAACAGATAGGCCTGGACTTCCCCATGCAGCGCAGACAAAGCACATGctgtgaggcagcagcagcagcagtgtggacGCCTTTTGATCCCAGAAACTTGTTGATCAGGATAGGACA AATCCTGCACTTAGCAATCATCCATGAAGACGAAGTCATTGCTCAACAGTTGATACAGCTATTCCCAAAAGAAGTCCTGGACATCCAGAACAATTTATACCAG AGCCCGTTGCACCTGGCCACCTACCTGAACCTGATCGGTGTGGTGAAGGGCCTGGTGGAGAAGGGGGCCAGCCTGGAGCTGCAGGACCAGGAGGGCAACACGGCGCTCCATGTGGCCTGCCAGCACGGACAGACAGAGTGCGCTACTGAGATGACCAGAGACGTTTCCCCCAGCAAGCTGGCGCCGGTCCTCGAGATCCAGAACTGGAGAG GTCTTGCCTGTCTTCACTTGGCTGCTCTGAACAGGCAACATCAGATTATGAAGCTCCTGGTGAAAAAGGGAGCAGACCTGAATGTCCAG GAAGGAACCAGCGGAAAAACAGCTCTTCATCTCGCCGCCGAGCTGCACGACATCACGTCGGTGAAGCTGCTGCTCAGCAGGGGAGCCAACGTGGACGCTGCCATGTTGAACGGCTGCACGCCCCTGCACCTCGCAGTGGGGAGACAGGACGCCGCCATCGCCAACCTCCTCTGCCAGTCCGGTGCTGACACAATGCTGCGAAACATGGAGGACGAGACGGCGCTGGATCTGGCCGACGGCAATGATGAC ATTCTGGCTCTATTTCCTTTTGATGACATCCAGATCTCCGGGAGGTCGGTGGTCAGTGTGAATTTTTGA